ATCGGTTTCGGCATCCATCGGCCCCCGCCAGTTCCTGGTGGCGGCGCACTTCGTCATCGTCATCTGCTTCGCGCTGTTCTGCGTGGGTCACCTGTATCTTGCCACCACCGGGGCGACGCCGCTCAGTCTGGTTAAGGGCATGATCAACGGGCGGCACGAGCACGAGCCGGGCGGGCACCGTCCCCACGGGAAGGACGGCAACGCGTAACACGGCACGACCTGGATCGGACCGGCACCGGCCTTGAGCCATGCCGGTCGCCTCCAGCCAGCGACAAAGACGGGCGCCGGAGATTTCTCCGGCGCCCGTCACGCATTGGCGCGTTGCGGGGTGGGCCGCGCCGCCCCGCAACGTCGTCTGGCATACCGGTTGTCGTGGCTCGCAGCGCGTTCTCCGTACGGCCATGCGCGCCGCCGCGCAAAAAGCGCGAGGGCTGCCGTTCGATACAGGCGGAATGATACTTCTTGCCCCACCGGGGAGTACCGGTACACTATGCGGATAGTGGGGCGCCTTCCCGTGCGCGCGCCGCATTCCGTACCGCCAAGAGGTTGTTTGATGTTCAGCCGGTTGTCCCTGATGCTCTTCCACGTCCTCCCGCTCGCAGTGCTGTTGGCAGGGGCATTTCCCGGCATCTGCCGGGCGGATTCCGGCCCCGCCGACGTCCGGTTCGCCCCGGCGGAACAACGCTTCATCCGCGAATCCGGCCCGGTCACCCTGTGCGTGGACCCGGACTGGCCGCCCTTCGAAACGGTGGAGGTGCGCAACGGCCAGCCGCGCCACGCGGGCATTGCCGCCGACATCATCGCGCTGGTGGCGCAGCGCACCGGCCTGTCCTTCGAACTGGTGCCCACGGCCACGTGGGATGAAAGCATCGCCGCCGCGCGTGAGGGCCGCTGCCAGGTGCTCAGCTTCCTGAACCAGACGCCGCAGCGCGAGGCGTGGCTGGGCTTCACAGATCCCCTGCTGACCGACCCCAACGTGTTCATCACCCGCGTGGAGCACCCGGCCATCATCGACCCGGCGGCGCTGGAGGGCGCGACCATCGTGTTTCCCCGGGGCACGGCCATGGAAGAACTGGTCCGCAAGGACTACCCCAATCTGAAGGTGCTGGTGGCGGAGTCGGAGGCCGAGGCCATCCGCATGGTGGAGGAACGCAAGGCTGACATGACCATGCGTTCGCTCATCGTGGCGGCATACACCATTCGCCAGCAGGGGCTGTTCAACCTGAAGATCGCGGGCAAGCTGCCGGAATACGAAAACAAGCTGCGCATGGGCGTGGTGCGGCACGATCCCCTGCTGCGCACCGAGTTGCGCACCGTGCTGAACCGGGGCATCCGTTCGCTGACGGACGACGAGCGCCAGCAGATCGTCAACCGGCACGTGCCCATCACCGCC
This genomic window from Nitratidesulfovibrio sp. SRB-5 contains:
- a CDS encoding diguanylate cyclase gives rise to the protein MLFHVLPLAVLLAGAFPGICRADSGPADVRFAPAEQRFIRESGPVTLCVDPDWPPFETVEVRNGQPRHAGIAADIIALVAQRTGLSFELVPTATWDESIAAAREGRCQVLSFLNQTPQREAWLGFTDPLLTDPNVFITRVEHPAIIDPAALEGATIVFPRGTAMEELVRKDYPNLKVLVAESEAEAIRMVEERKADMTMRSLIVAAYTIRQQGLFNLKIAGKLPEYENKLRMGVVRHDPLLRTELRTVLNRGIRSLTDDERQQIVNRHVPITAQTSADYWLVARVAGFFALLAGVVLWYNRRLKRMNAVLERLARTDPLTDLPNRSRLNELFRREVERAQRYRRPFSIVILDIDHFKRVNDELGHLAGDRTLQVFAGVVRDSVRGADTVGRWGGEEFLVLCPETTAEEAVQLAERLRGALRATQFEGGRIHTLSAGVAAFREGDSVDALLHRADTALYRAKNGGRDRVEAE